The following are encoded in a window of Streptomyces griseiscabiei genomic DNA:
- a CDS encoding SpoIIE family protein phosphatase yields MTTGLHPGETPQDPRPTENQPLPRQEAVHAPPHVENRTRSSVITARAAASFAAVSRSVATARSFVRDTLQGWGFADIVDDAVVLTSELVTNAVVHAGTSADVLCLRADDGVRIEVADRYPEREIPLQGSHINMGSPDREGGRGLQLCAAMATRWGVEYTPTHKQVWFQLDLPDRPVGTRSAGPALPADLLPLADGRVRVAVVQIDRAGAIGAWNEDAEELFGYAPDHVIGKPLTDLAAWPHTPGTSTGVAEALQLSRWEGSYGIRGANGRVIPVYASHLRVRDTDGDPSTVCLLVRDHERAVLQTPLRMPSGDGPGSGDGQATDPFEVFIGSPAPDDLDGLLQRTVERARDMLDGDSAFLLLATDDETELEVRASTGLPSARQRFARVPVEAGPGRYGSARMPAVHDDLTAVPGAVPLLNGTGMRSVVTVPLKVEGRLTGSLGVAAEAHGRYSNEEALRLQFAADRIALAVESARLGELERLRRGSLSFLVEASDLLAGTLDRDQTLALMAQMTIPTLATWCAVYTIADQASDPYLSYVLHEDEDLIDGLKALLVKIRPPEPIPTPGARVWTAPAEAAHQAALRTSMRSLGLGEPATVSSGIGTTLATASAVGGETVVLPLVARNRVIGMLTLGKPTDEHFRQEILELAEDLSRRAALALDNARLYSERVAISQSLQRSLLPPELPQIDGVEVEVIYRAAGEGNEVGGDFYDLFPIRDGAYGFAIGDVCGTGPEAAAVTGLARHALRLLAREGYAGPAVLERLNSAIIDEGARSRFLTLLYGELWPQEDGSAVLKVVCAGHPLPLRLRQDGTVEPAAEPQALLGVMEDLELYEQTVTLDPGDVLLCVTDGVTERREGTRMLGDDGLTEVLTTCTGLTAGAVAARVMRAVERFASDAPSDDMAILAMRVPGLQQD; encoded by the coding sequence ATGACCACCGGACTGCATCCCGGGGAGACCCCCCAGGACCCCAGGCCGACGGAGAACCAGCCTCTGCCACGGCAGGAGGCCGTCCACGCACCCCCGCACGTCGAGAACCGGACAAGGAGTTCTGTGATCACCGCGCGCGCGGCCGCCAGCTTCGCTGCCGTCTCACGATCCGTCGCGACCGCCCGCTCGTTCGTCCGCGACACCCTCCAGGGCTGGGGCTTCGCCGACATCGTGGACGACGCGGTGGTCCTCACCAGCGAACTCGTCACCAACGCGGTCGTCCACGCGGGCACCTCCGCCGACGTCCTGTGCCTACGGGCCGACGACGGCGTACGCATCGAGGTCGCCGACAGATACCCCGAACGCGAGATCCCCCTCCAGGGCAGTCACATCAACATGGGCAGCCCGGACCGCGAGGGCGGCCGCGGCCTCCAGCTGTGTGCGGCGATGGCCACCCGCTGGGGCGTCGAGTACACCCCCACGCACAAGCAGGTCTGGTTCCAACTCGACCTCCCCGACCGACCGGTGGGCACCCGCTCGGCCGGCCCGGCCCTCCCAGCCGACCTGCTCCCGCTCGCCGACGGCCGGGTCCGTGTCGCCGTCGTCCAGATCGACCGCGCGGGCGCGATCGGCGCCTGGAACGAGGACGCCGAGGAACTCTTCGGCTACGCCCCCGACCACGTCATCGGCAAACCCCTCACCGACCTCGCGGCCTGGCCGCACACCCCGGGCACCAGCACCGGAGTCGCCGAGGCCCTCCAACTCTCCCGCTGGGAGGGCAGTTACGGCATCCGGGGCGCCAACGGCCGGGTGATCCCGGTCTACGCCTCCCACCTCCGGGTCCGCGACACCGACGGCGACCCCTCCACGGTCTGCCTCCTCGTGCGGGACCACGAGCGCGCCGTCCTCCAGACCCCGCTGCGCATGCCGTCCGGCGACGGCCCCGGGTCGGGCGACGGCCAGGCCACGGACCCCTTCGAGGTCTTCATCGGCTCACCGGCCCCGGACGACCTCGACGGCCTCCTCCAGCGCACGGTCGAACGCGCTCGCGACATGCTCGACGGCGACTCCGCCTTCCTGCTCCTGGCCACCGACGACGAGACCGAGCTGGAGGTACGGGCCTCCACGGGCCTTCCCTCGGCCCGCCAGCGCTTCGCCCGCGTCCCGGTCGAGGCCGGCCCCGGCCGCTACGGCTCGGCCCGTATGCCTGCCGTCCACGACGACCTCACGGCCGTCCCCGGCGCCGTCCCCCTCCTCAACGGCACGGGCATGCGCTCGGTCGTCACGGTCCCCCTCAAGGTCGAGGGCCGCCTCACGGGCTCCCTGGGCGTCGCCGCCGAGGCCCACGGCCGGTACTCCAACGAGGAGGCCCTGCGCCTGCAGTTCGCCGCCGACCGCATCGCCCTGGCCGTCGAGTCGGCCCGCCTCGGCGAGCTGGAGCGGCTGCGCCGCGGTTCACTGAGCTTCCTGGTCGAGGCCTCCGACCTCCTCGCGGGCACCCTGGACCGCGATCAGACCCTGGCCCTCATGGCCCAGATGACGATCCCGACCCTCGCCACCTGGTGCGCGGTCTACACGATCGCCGACCAGGCCTCGGACCCGTACCTCTCCTACGTCCTGCACGAGGACGAGGACCTCATCGACGGCCTCAAGGCCCTCCTCGTCAAGATCCGCCCGCCGGAGCCCATCCCCACTCCCGGCGCCCGCGTCTGGACGGCTCCCGCGGAGGCGGCCCACCAGGCGGCCCTGCGCACCTCCATGCGCAGCCTGGGCCTGGGCGAACCCGCCACGGTCAGCTCCGGTATCGGCACCACTCTGGCGACGGCCTCGGCGGTCGGCGGCGAGACCGTCGTCCTCCCCCTCGTGGCCCGCAACCGCGTCATCGGCATGCTGACCCTCGGCAAGCCCACGGACGAGCACTTCCGCCAGGAGATCCTGGAACTGGCCGAGGATCTCTCCCGCCGGGCCGCGCTCGCCCTGGACAACGCCCGCCTTTACTCGGAGCGCGTGGCCATCAGCCAGTCCCTCCAGCGCAGCCTCCTCCCTCCCGAACTCCCGCAGATCGACGGTGTGGAGGTCGAGGTCATCTACCGCGCGGCGGGCGAGGGCAACGAGGTCGGCGGCGACTTCTACGACCTCTTCCCCATCCGCGACGGCGCGTACGGCTTCGCCATCGGCGACGTCTGCGGCACCGGCCCGGAGGCCGCCGCGGTCACCGGCCTGGCCCGCCACGCCCTGCGCCTGCTGGCCCGCGAGGGGTACGCCGGCCCGGCGGTCCTGGAGCGCCTCAACTCCGCGATCATCGACGAGGGCGCCCGCAGCCGCTTCCTGACGCTCCTGTACGGCGAGTTGTGGCCCCAGGAGGACGGCAGCGCGGTCCTGAAGGTCGTCTGCGCCGGCCACCCGCTCCCCCTGCGCCTGCGCCAGGACGGCACGGTCGAACCCGCCGCCGAGCCCCAGGCACTCCTCGGCGTCATGGAGGACCTGGAGCTGTACGAGCAGACGGTCACCCTCGACCCGGGGGACGTCCTCCTCTGCGTCACGGACGGGGTCACCGAACGCCGTGAAGGCACCCGCATGTTGGGTGACGACGGCCTCACCGAGGTCCTCACCACCTGCACGGGCCTCACGGCCGGCGCGGTCGCGGCCCGTGTCATGCGCGCGGTCGAACGCTTCGCCTCCGACGCCCCCTCCGACGACATGGCCATCCTGGCGATGCGCGTCCCGGGTCTCCAGCAGGACTGA
- a CDS encoding HAMP domain-containing protein: MDTAALNRLLTALESMRDGNFRKRLTVSGDGVMAEIAAVYNEVADRNLHLTGELSRVRRVVGREGKLTERLETGATEGSWAAAIDASNALVDDLVRPVSEVSRVLSAVADGDLSPRMELRTQAPDGSGHPLRGEFLKVGRTVNNLVDQLSTFTDEVTRVASEVGTEGKLGGQAKVRGMSGSWKDLTESVNTMAYRLTAQVRDIALVTTAVAKGDLSRKVTVDVAGEMLELKVTVNTMVDQLSAFSSEVTRVAREVGTEGQLGGQAEVPGVAGVWKELTDSVNLMAGNLTAQVRGIAQVTTAVANGDLSQKVTVPARGEVAKLAETINQMTETLRIFADEVTRVANEVGAEGRLGGQAQVPGAAGTWKDLTDSVNTVFRNLTIQVRDIAAVTTAVANGDLSQKVTVDVAGEMLELKNTVNGMVDQLSYFGDEVTRVANEVGAEGRLGGQAQVPGAAGTWKDLTDSVNTAFRNLTGQVRNIAAVTTAVANGDLSQKVTVDVAGEMLELKNTVNTMVDQLSSFADQVTRMARDVGTEGRLGGQARVDGVSGTWKELTDSVNSMAGNLTSQVRNIAQVTTAVARGDLSQKIDVDARGEILELKNTINTMVDQLSSFADQVTRVARDVGTEGRLGGQAQVPGVAGVWRDLTESVNGMAGNLTGQVRNIAQVATAVARGDLSQKITVDARGEILELKNTLNTMVDQLSSFAEEVTRVAREVGTEGQLGGQAEVQGVSGTWKDLTQSVNFMANNLTIQVRQIAEVTTAVAKGDLSKKITVDAKGEILELVTTVNTMVDQLSSFAEQVTRVAREVGTEGILGGQAHVPGVTGIWKDLSGNVNLMAKNLTMQVRNISQVAAAVANGDLTRTVTIEAAGEVAQLADTFNSMVKTLSSFADQVTKVAREVGTDGILGGQAHVPGVAGTWKDLTESVNSMASNLTGQVRNIAMVTTAIAKGDLTKKIDIDARGEILELKTTINTMVDQLSSFAEEVTRVAREVGTEGQLGGLARVRDVDGTWRDLTESVNEMAGNLTRQVRAIARVATAVTRGDLNLKIDVDASGEIKELQDYINKMIANLRDTTIANQEQDWLKGNLARISALMQGRRDLDDVASLIMSELTPVVSAQHGAFFLALPFLDGKDLAPDNDDQYELRMLGSYGYSMGSMPTSFRPGEALVGTAAKEKRTILVENAPSGYLKISSGLGEAPPAQVIVLPVLFEGTVLGVIELASFTPFTQIQKDFLNQIAEMIATSVNTISVNTKTEVLLKQSQELTEQLRERSDELENRQKALQASNAELEEKAELLARQNRDIEVKNTEIEEARQVLEERAEQLAVSMRYKSEFLANMSHELRTPLNSLLILAKLLADNAESNLTPKQVEFAETIHGAGSDLLQLINDILDLSKVEAGKMDVSPTRIALVQLVDYVEATFRPLTAEKGLDFSVRVSPELPATLHTDEQRLLQVLRNLLSNAVKFTDSGAVELVIRPAGADVPVAIREQLLEAGSLRDADADMIAFSVTDTGIGIAASKMRVIFEAFKQADGTTSRKYGGTGLGLSISREIARLLGGEIHAQSEPGRGSTFTLYLPLHPSELPPQGYAHNAPAALEAGELLASENELAERTEAPAEVKSYREAQNGAAALFRRRRRSLPTGSPSTVHRQGNGQAQEHWAQQAAHEAAAQPRRTVRFDGEKVLIVDDDIRNVFALTSVLEQHGLSVLYAENGREGIEVLEQHDDVTVVLMDIMMPEMDGYATTTAIRRMPQFAGLPIIALTAKAMKGDREKAIDSGASDYVTKPVDPDHLLSVMEQWMRSE, encoded by the coding sequence GTGGACACGGCTGCCCTGAACCGGCTGCTCACGGCGTTGGAGTCGATGCGGGACGGCAACTTCCGCAAGCGGCTGACCGTCTCGGGCGACGGTGTGATGGCCGAGATCGCCGCCGTGTACAACGAGGTGGCGGACCGGAATCTGCATCTGACCGGCGAGTTGTCGCGGGTGCGGCGTGTGGTGGGGCGTGAGGGCAAGCTCACCGAGCGGCTGGAGACGGGGGCCACCGAGGGGTCCTGGGCGGCCGCGATCGACGCGTCGAACGCGCTGGTCGACGATCTCGTACGGCCCGTGTCCGAGGTCAGCCGGGTGCTGTCGGCCGTCGCGGACGGTGATCTGTCGCCGCGGATGGAGCTGCGGACGCAGGCGCCGGACGGGTCCGGGCATCCGCTGCGCGGGGAGTTCCTGAAGGTCGGGCGCACGGTCAACAACCTGGTCGACCAGCTGTCCACGTTCACCGACGAGGTCACCCGGGTGGCCAGTGAGGTCGGCACCGAGGGCAAGCTGGGCGGGCAGGCCAAGGTGCGGGGCATGTCCGGTTCGTGGAAGGACCTGACCGAGTCCGTCAACACGATGGCGTACCGGCTCACCGCACAGGTGAGGGACATCGCGCTGGTGACGACCGCGGTGGCCAAGGGTGACCTGTCCCGCAAGGTCACGGTCGACGTGGCCGGCGAGATGCTGGAGCTGAAGGTCACCGTCAACACGATGGTGGACCAGTTGTCCGCGTTCTCCTCCGAGGTGACCCGCGTCGCCCGTGAGGTGGGCACGGAGGGGCAGCTCGGCGGTCAGGCCGAGGTGCCGGGTGTGGCCGGTGTGTGGAAGGAGCTCACCGATTCGGTGAACCTGATGGCCGGCAATCTCACCGCGCAGGTGCGGGGGATCGCCCAGGTCACCACCGCGGTCGCCAACGGTGACCTGTCGCAGAAGGTGACCGTGCCCGCACGGGGCGAGGTCGCCAAGCTCGCCGAGACGATCAACCAGATGACCGAGACGCTGCGGATCTTCGCGGACGAGGTCACGCGGGTGGCGAACGAGGTCGGGGCCGAGGGGCGGCTGGGCGGTCAGGCTCAGGTGCCGGGCGCGGCGGGGACGTGGAAGGACCTCACCGATTCGGTGAACACGGTGTTCCGGAACCTGACGATCCAGGTACGGGACATCGCGGCGGTGACGACGGCCGTGGCCAACGGTGATCTGTCGCAGAAGGTCACCGTGGACGTGGCCGGCGAGATGCTCGAACTGAAGAACACCGTCAACGGCATGGTCGACCAGCTCTCGTACTTCGGTGACGAGGTCACGCGGGTGGCGAACGAGGTCGGGGCCGAGGGGCGGCTGGGCGGTCAGGCGCAGGTGCCGGGCGCGGCGGGGACGTGGAAGGACCTGACGGACTCCGTCAACACCGCGTTCCGGAATCTCACCGGACAGGTGAGGAACATCGCGGCGGTGACGACGGCGGTGGCCAACGGTGATCTCTCGCAGAAGGTCACCGTCGATGTCGCGGGCGAGATGCTCGAACTGAAGAACACCGTGAACACGATGGTGGACCAGCTGTCGTCCTTCGCCGACCAGGTGACCCGGATGGCGCGGGACGTGGGTACGGAGGGCCGGCTCGGGGGTCAGGCCCGGGTGGACGGTGTGTCCGGTACCTGGAAGGAACTCACCGACTCGGTCAACTCGATGGCCGGCAACCTCACCTCCCAGGTGCGCAACATCGCCCAGGTGACGACGGCCGTGGCGCGGGGTGACCTGTCGCAGAAGATCGACGTCGACGCGCGCGGGGAGATCCTGGAGCTGAAGAACACCATCAACACGATGGTGGACCAGCTGTCGTCCTTCGCCGACCAGGTGACCCGGGTGGCCCGGGACGTGGGTACGGAGGGCCGGCTCGGCGGTCAGGCGCAGGTGCCCGGTGTCGCCGGTGTGTGGCGCGACCTCACCGAGTCCGTGAACGGCATGGCCGGGAACCTGACCGGCCAGGTGCGCAACATCGCGCAGGTCGCCACGGCCGTGGCGCGGGGTGACCTGTCCCAGAAGATCACCGTGGACGCGCGCGGGGAGATCCTGGAGCTGAAGAACACGCTGAACACGATGGTGGACCAGCTGTCGTCGTTCGCGGAGGAGGTCACCCGCGTCGCCCGCGAGGTGGGTACGGAGGGCCAGCTCGGCGGTCAGGCCGAGGTGCAGGGTGTCTCCGGCACCTGGAAGGACCTCACGCAGTCGGTGAACTTCATGGCGAACAACCTGACCATCCAGGTGCGCCAGATCGCCGAGGTCACGACCGCCGTCGCCAAGGGCGACCTGTCGAAGAAGATCACCGTCGACGCCAAGGGCGAGATCCTCGAACTCGTCACCACCGTCAACACGATGGTCGACCAGCTGTCGTCCTTCGCCGAGCAGGTGACCCGGGTGGCCCGTGAGGTGGGCACCGAGGGCATCCTCGGCGGCCAGGCGCACGTGCCGGGCGTCACGGGCATCTGGAAGGACCTCAGCGGCAATGTGAACCTGATGGCCAAGAACCTGACCATGCAGGTGCGGAACATCTCCCAGGTCGCGGCGGCCGTGGCCAACGGCGACCTGACCCGTACGGTGACGATCGAGGCGGCCGGTGAGGTCGCGCAGCTCGCCGACACCTTCAACAGCATGGTGAAGACGCTGAGTTCGTTCGCCGACCAGGTCACCAAGGTGGCCCGTGAGGTGGGCACGGACGGCATCCTGGGCGGCCAGGCGCACGTACCGGGTGTGGCGGGTACGTGGAAGGACCTCACCGAGTCGGTGAACTCGATGGCGTCCAACCTCACCGGGCAGGTCCGCAACATCGCGATGGTCACGACCGCCATCGCCAAGGGCGATCTGACCAAGAAGATCGACATCGACGCGCGCGGCGAGATCCTGGAGCTGAAGACCACCATCAACACGATGGTCGACCAGCTCTCCTCCTTCGCCGAGGAGGTCACCCGGGTGGCCCGTGAGGTGGGCACCGAGGGGCAGCTGGGCGGCCTCGCGCGCGTGCGGGACGTCGACGGGACCTGGCGGGACCTCACCGAGTCGGTGAACGAGATGGCCGGGAACCTGACCCGGCAGGTGCGCGCCATCGCGCGCGTGGCCACCGCGGTGACCCGGGGCGACCTGAACCTCAAGATCGACGTCGACGCGTCCGGCGAGATCAAGGAGCTGCAGGACTACATCAACAAGATGATCGCCAACCTGCGCGACACCACGATCGCCAACCAGGAGCAGGACTGGCTCAAGGGCAACCTCGCCCGGATCTCCGCCCTGATGCAGGGCCGCCGGGACCTGGACGACGTGGCCTCGCTGATCATGAGCGAGCTGACGCCGGTGGTGTCCGCGCAGCACGGCGCGTTCTTCCTGGCGCTGCCGTTCCTCGACGGCAAGGACCTGGCCCCGGACAACGACGACCAGTACGAGCTGCGCATGCTCGGCTCGTACGGCTACTCGATGGGGTCCATGCCGACCTCGTTCCGGCCCGGTGAGGCGCTGGTGGGGACGGCGGCGAAGGAGAAGCGCACGATCCTGGTGGAGAACGCGCCGAGCGGCTATCTGAAGATCTCCTCCGGGCTCGGCGAGGCGCCCCCGGCGCAGGTCATCGTGCTTCCGGTGCTCTTCGAGGGGACCGTGCTCGGGGTGATCGAGCTGGCGTCGTTCACGCCGTTCACCCAGATCCAGAAGGACTTCCTGAACCAGATCGCGGAGATGATCGCGACGAGCGTCAACACCATCTCCGTGAACACCAAGACCGAGGTGCTGCTGAAGCAGTCGCAGGAGCTGACCGAGCAACTGCGCGAGCGGTCCGACGAGTTGGAGAACCGGCAGAAGGCCCTCCAGGCGTCCAACGCCGAACTGGAGGAGAAGGCCGAGCTGCTGGCCCGGCAGAACCGCGACATCGAGGTCAAGAACACCGAGATCGAGGAGGCGCGGCAGGTCCTGGAGGAGCGCGCCGAGCAGCTGGCGGTCTCGATGCGCTACAAGAGCGAGTTCCTGGCGAACATGTCGCACGAGCTGCGCACGCCGCTCAACTCGCTGCTGATCCTGGCCAAGCTGCTCGCGGACAACGCCGAGTCGAATCTGACGCCCAAGCAGGTCGAGTTCGCCGAGACGATCCACGGGGCGGGCTCGGACCTGCTCCAGCTGATCAACGACATCCTGGACCTCTCGAAGGTCGAGGCGGGCAAGATGGACGTCTCGCCGACCCGGATCGCCCTGGTCCAGCTCGTCGACTACGTGGAGGCCACCTTCCGGCCGCTGACCGCGGAGAAGGGCCTCGACTTCTCCGTACGGGTCTCGCCGGAGCTGCCCGCCACGCTGCACACGGACGAGCAGCGGCTGTTGCAGGTGCTGCGGAACCTGCTGTCCAACGCGGTGAAGTTCACCGACTCGGGGGCCGTGGAGCTGGTGATCCGGCCGGCGGGCGCGGATGTGCCGGTGGCCATCAGGGAGCAGTTGCTGGAGGCGGGTTCGCTGCGGGACGCGGACGCCGACATGATCGCGTTCTCGGTGACGGACACGGGCATCGGTATCGCGGCCAGCAAGATGCGGGTCATCTTCGAGGCGTTCAAGCAGGCGGACGGCACCACGAGCCGCAAGTACGGCGGTACGGGCCTGGGGCTGTCCATCTCGCGGGAGATCGCCCGGCTGCTGGGCGGCGAGATCCACGCGCAGAGCGAGCCCGGACGCGGCTCCACCTTCACCCTCTATTTGCCGCTGCACCCGAGTGAACTGCCCCCGCAGGGCTACGCGCACAACGCGCCGGCCGCGCTGGAGGCGGGGGAGCTGCTGGCCTCCGAGAACGAGCTGGCGGAGCGCACCGAGGCGCCGGCGGAGGTGAAGTCGTACCGTGAGGCCCAGAACGGCGCCGCCGCGCTCTTCAGGCGGCGCCGCAGGTCCCTGCCGACCGGCTCCCCGTCCACCGTGCACCGGCAGGGCAACGGGCAGGCGCAGGAGCACTGGGCGCAGCAGGCCGCGCACGAGGCGGCTGCACAGCCGCGCCGGACGGTCCGCTTCGACGGGGAGAAGGTGCTGATCGTCGACGACGACATCCGCAACGTCTTCGCGCTCACCAGCGTCCTGGAGCAGCACGGGCTGTCCGTGCTCTACGCGGAGAACGGCCGTGAGGGCATCGAGGTCCTGGAGCAGCACGACGATGTGACGGTCGTTCTGATGGACATCATGATGCCGGAGATGGACGGGTACGCGACGACCACGGCGATCCGTCGGATGCCTCAGTTCGCCGGGCTGCCGATCATCGCGCTGACGGCCAAGGCGATGAAGGGCGACCGGGAGAAGGCGATCGACTCGGGCGCCTCCGATTATGTGACGAAGCCGGTCGATCCCGATCATCTGTTGTCGGTCATGGAGCAATGGATGAGGAGTGAGTGA